The genomic DNA AGCCGCTGTGTTTGTATCAGCCGAAAGGTGTTTAAAGTGATTTAGGGGAACCCTTTTTTTGAAAAAAAAGTGTTCCCCCAGACCCCCTCCTAAAAAAACCAGCAAGACTGAGGCTGCGTCCGCAGCCCCAGTCTGTGAAAAATTTTTGAAGGCTGGAAAAAATGGAGAAGCAAGTTGGCTGAAAATGATATCGAAATACCCCTTAATGAAACCGAACGCTCCGTGCTCAACCAGATTCAGTCCGACTTCCCCATAGAGGCTCGCCCCTACCAGGTGCTGGCTCAAAGGCTCGGCCTGACTGAGGCTCAAGTCCTGGAAATAGTCCAGCGGCTCAGGAAAAACGGGGTCATCCGCCGCATCGGCGGGAATTTTTTCGCGCGCAGCCTGGGCTACACCAGCACCCTGTGCGCCGCCCGCGTGCCAGAAGACAAACTGGAAGAATTTATCGAAGCGGTCAATGAGTATCCCGGTGTGACCCACAACTACCGCCGCAGCCACGACCTCAACGTCT from Deltaproteobacteria bacterium includes the following:
- a CDS encoding winged helix-turn-helix transcriptional regulator, translating into MPLNETERSVLNQIQSDFPIEARPYQVLAQRLGLTEAQVLEIVQRLRKNGVIRRIGGNFFARSLGYTSTLCAARVPEDKLEEFIEAVNEYPGVTHNYRRSHDLNVWFTFIAPSMEDIEKNLAAIAEASGVREIYNLPADKIFKIKVDFRFEE